Within the Bradyrhizobium ottawaense genome, the region CGATGCCGCTGACATAGGCGGCGGAAAACGAGGTGCCCGACGTGATCTGGTATTTCTCGTCCGGCGCGGGCAGGAAAATATCCGCACCGGGGGCTGCGATGGCGATGTGGTTGCCGCGGTTCGACGCCGCAAACAGCCTGTCCTGCGCGTCGGTGCCGCTGACCGCGATCACGTTCGGATTGGCGGCGGGATAGAGCGGCGGCGACTTGGCTCCGGCATTGCCGGCGGCGGCAACCAGCAGGATGCCGCGGGCCGCGGTCGCGGCAATGCCGCGCTCGATCATCGGATCCTTCGAGCCGGCAAAGCTCATGTTGACGATCTGCGCGCCGTGCTCGACCGCATAGTCGAGGCCCTTGAGGATGACATAGGAGTTGCTTTCCGCCGCGCCCGACGCACTGCCGAACGCGCGGATCGCCAGCAGCCGCGCCTCCGGCGCGCTGCCCATCAGCCGGCCATGCGCCACGATCGCGCCGGCAATGCCGGTGCCGTGGACATGCGGGCCTTCCTTGCTGCCGAGCGCATCAAAACTGTCGGCGACCGAATTGGCGAGTTCCGGATGTTTGGCGTCGATGCCGGAATCGATCACCGCGATGGTGACGTTCATGCCGCGCGCCAGCGTGTGCGCCTGCGGCAACCGAAGCTGGGCGACCGCGTATTGTGCGGGATCGCCCTCGGTCAGCGTCTTCTTCTGGTCCTGCAGCACGTAGCGGAAATTGGGCTGCACCGACTTCACCCTGGTGTCGGCGGCGAACTCCCGCCGCACCGCGTCCGCCGGCCGGCGGTCGATGATGCGGAACAGGCCGACGGTGCCGCCGACCAGCGGGAAATTCTGCGATGCGATCCGCTCCAGCCCGTGGCTGCGCGCCAGGAGGTCGGCGTCCGCAAGCGACATCGCGCCGTCGATCTCGGCCACGAATTCATTCTGCACCGTGCGCAGATCGATCGCGGCGGCCGCCGGATTATTGCCCGATCCGCCGCCGCTCTTTTTGGAGGCGACGCCGCTGCCGCCGCCGCTTCCGACAAGGTTCAACGGGCGGTCGAAGCATTCGCCGTCCGGACCGCGATTGGCATATTCGCAAACCGGATAGAGGTTGGGTGAATAGCGCAGATACGGCGTGCTCGAGCCGACGCCGACAGGGCGGTTCACTCGCATGACCGAGGTGCCGCCGACACCGGCCGGCGGCGTGCGCGCGACGCCGACGGAGTTGACGCCAACGCCGCCGCGGCCCGCAATGGTTGGGTTGATGCGCGGAGCCACCGTCGGATTGATCGAGGGGATCCGCGAGTCGATGTGGAGGCTCGGCGTGCGCATGATGCTTTGCGCATGAACCGTCGCCGTACCGGAAAGCGCGAACGGCAACATAGCCGCAGCCAGAAGCAGCGCCGCGCACCGCGTCATCCTGCGCCAATTCACGCCATCGTCGACCATGGGACCTCGGCTTACTCGGGCGCGCAATTCGGTTTTCGGGCTTGCCCGCGTTACGGTGTCGCCACCGCAAGACTGACGATCTTCTCACCCTGCAGCCTGTTCATCAGGCTTGCGACTTCGTCCTTGCCCATCGCCTTGCTGCCGAATTGCAGCCGGAACATGCCGCCCTTGGCGCCGTCGACGATCGAGGCCTGATAGGTGTCGAGCAGCGCCGTGATGTCGGCAATGCGCGCTTCCGGCGCAAACCGCACCAGCGCGCGCGGCGGCGCGATCGAACTGCCGAGATCGCGGGTAATGGGACCGGAAGAAGGTTCGTTCAGGCTGAGCGAAGCGGTCTGGAACGAAGCGGTCTGGTTCTTGACCAGCACGGCGCCGATCAGGCCGGCCTGCAACAGCAGCGCCAAAGCGCCGAGACTGGCCGACCAGGCCAGCGTCCGCGGCGACAGGCTTGCAAAGAATTCGGAAACCCGCGCGGAAAGATTGACCGACGCCGACGGCTTGCGCACGGGCTCTCCGTCGATCGCGGCGAACAGCTTGGCCATGGCGCGCGCGGACGGCGCACCGAGGCTCTCGTTGAGGTGAATGGTCTCGGCGTATTCCTCGCGGATCACGGCGTATTGCCGGGCAAGCTCGGGATCGCTGGCCAGCGCTTCGTCGACACGGCGCACATCGCGTGCGTTCAAGGTGCCGGCCGCATGGAACGGCAACAGCAACTCGATTTCGCTGGGCTCTTGATCCAGCATTTTCTTGCTCGCTGCCATCATGGCCAACCTCGCTCTATGCCGACTGCTTTGAGGAGTTCGGCCAATTTCTTGCGCGCATAAAACAGGCGCGTCTTCACGGTGTTCTCCGGAATGCCCACGATCTCGGCCACTTCTTCCACGGACTTCTCGTGGTAGTAGACGAGATCGACGATCTCCCGGTGCTCTGGCGAAAGCGCGGTCATGCACTTGCGCAACGCTTCACTCGTATCTTTCTTCTGCGCCACCACTTCCGGATCGTCGGACGTGTCCTCGATCGCGTTCGCGGTCTCGTCGTCCAGTCCAACGTCCTTGCGACGCCGCAGCGCCGACAGGGCCTTGAACCGCGTAATCGCCAGCAGCCAGGTGGTAACGGCGGATCGGCCTTCGAACTTGCCAGCCTGACGCCATACATCGAGAAAAACCTCGCTGATGAGGTCTTCCGCAACCTGTTCGTCCCTGACGAGCCGAAGCCCGAAACGGAACACCCTGACATGGTGCCTTCCGTACAGCACCTGCATCGCGAGCCGGTCGCCTTGAGCGATCCGAGCGATCAGAACTTCGTCTGAAGCCGCCTGTGTCGCACTCAATGGCCGTCTCGCAAGGTTGGTCGGATGGGGGAGGCTGGCGGTTCGACGGGGGAAGCAAGATTCTTCACAATACGGCAATGTCCGGATTGCATGTGTGATCTACCCCACATAAGCGGATTTACCGGCACGGGTGCCGGCGTAAACGGACGAAATCCCCAAATTGGTACCATAATACGGAAATACTTTCCTAAAGCTGGCGCCATCAGCGGCGACCTTACCAAGGCTTGGGTCCCAAGGCAGCATCCAAGGCAGCACTCAAGCCAGCATCTGCTTACAGCCAGCGGCCCCGCGCAAGGGTCCGCAAGCTCCCGGACCGGCGGATTTTCCGTTGCGAAACAGCGCAATGGCAGGTGTTTTAACGGATCAGAATCGGTCCCAAAAGATACCAAACCTAAAGGCTTTCCCACTTAGATTTTTCGCCGGTTCCACCAACGGCGAGACCATGGGCACCGCTGCGTCCTCATTCGTGAATCCGGCCGAACTGGAAGGCGTCGGTCCCCAGCTGACGGCGAAGGCACGGTCGCGCCGCGCCAGGCAGCGCCGCGGGATTCTGGCGATGATCGGCGGCAGCTATGTCATCGATGCCGGGGTGCTGCTGCTGTTCGCGCAGGCCGGCACCATCCCGGCGACGGTCGGCCCGGCCTACGCGGCTTGCGGCCTGGTCCTGGTCGCCCTCTTCCTCATCATTTCGGAACTCGGCATCAACGACCGTTTCGCGGATCACTATCTCGTCGCGCCGCAGGCGACCGCCTGCATGCTGACCGCGCTGGCGTTCACCTGGATCGCGCCGGAAGTCGGTGCGATGTTCCTGTGCACGCTGTTCATCGTGTTCAGCTTCTCGTCGCTGCGTTCGACGCCGCGCCAGACCATGGTGATCTGGACGGCGATGACGATCGGCCTGGCCGGGCTGTTCCTTCTGACCGACAAGCCTATTTCGATGCCGCATGGCAACTACCTCGAACGCTTCGGCACCATGCTGGTGCTGGTGCTTTCCATCGGGCGCTGCATGTTCCTGGGGATCTTCTCCAGCTCGATGAAGCACTCGCTCTATCAGAGCGGGCTGAAACTCAAGGAAGCCTACAAGCGGATCGAGGAGCTCGCCGAACTCGACGAACTCACCGGCTCGTACAACCGCCGCTGCATCATGCGGATGCTCGACGAGGAAATCGCGCGGGCGGCCCGCAGCGGCGCGCCCTGCTCGATCGCGCTGATCGACCTCGACTGGTTCAAGCGCATCAACGATGCCTTCGGTCACCCGACCGGCGACGAGGTGCTCCGGACGTTCGCCATTACCATGTTCGCCAACATCCGCGCCAACGATCGGTTCGGACGCTATGGCGGCGAGGAATTCCTGCTGGTGCTGCCCGACATGGACACATCAGGCGCCGTGCGCGCGCTCGACCGGCTGCGTGCGATTATTTCCGATCTCGACTGGAGCGCATTCTCGCCCGGCATGAAGGTGACGATTTCCGGCGGCGTCGCGACGCTGAAGCAAAACGAGACGCCCGACACATTCCTCGCGCGCGCCGACAGCGCGCTCTATGCAGCCAAGGCGCGGGGACGCAACCGCATCACCCACGCCTGATTTGATCGATTTCAGATCCGGGGATGGAGAATCCGTCACCGGCCTTTGCTCCAGGATAGAGTCATGAGTTCGAAGTCCGCTATCTCCCCCGGCAATCTGCTCGACGAGCTGCAGGCCACGCTCGCGCACGGGACCGTTGCCCGCCGGGTCGAGACCCTGCGCCGGGTGACCGATCTCTTCATCAACGGCGCGGTGGACTATTCGGACGAACAGATCGGATTGTTCGACGACGTCTTCCAATTCCTGATCGACCACATCGAAACATCAGCCAAGACGCTGCTGGCCAACCGCCTCGCCCCGATCGACACCGCGCCGCCGCTGACGATCCGGGCGCTGGCCTTCGACGACGTGATCGAGGTCGCCGGTCCGGTGCTGTCGCAGTCGGCGCGGCTCGACGACACGACCCTGATCGAGAACGCGCGCAGCAAGAGCCAGGAGCATTTGATGGCGATCTCGACCCGCAAGGTCCTGAGCAGCGCCGTCACCGACGTGCTGGTCCAGCGCGGCAATGACGAGGTGATCGAGAGCACCGTCTACAATCCCGGCGCGGAATTCACCGAGCGCGGCTTCACCCGTCTGGTCAACCGTGCCGATGGCGACGACAATCTGGCGACCTGCATCGGGCTGCGTCCGAACATTCCGCGCCATCTCTATCTGAAGCTGCTGGCGAAGGCCTCCGACACCGTGCGGCAGCGGCTTGAAGCCGCCAATCCGGAGCAGGCGGACCAGGTGCCGACCGCGGTCAGGGAAGCGACGCGGCGGGCGCGATCGGCGTCTTCGGCCATCACCAGGAACACCGAGGTCGCGCACGCGCTGGTCAAGTCGCTCTACGAGGACGGCCGGCTCGACGAATTCCAGGTGGCGAGATTCGCCGAGGCCAGCAAGTTCGACGAAGCCAATGCCTCGATCGCGGCGCTCGCCAACGTGCCGGTGGCGGTGGCCGAGAACATGATGATCGAGACCCGGGCCGAAGGCGTGATGATCCTGGCGAGGGTCGCCGGATTGTCGTGGTCGACCGTGCGGACCATCATCAACATGCGCGACGACCTATCCGGCGGGGAACCGACCGATATGGCGGCCTGCAAGGATACCTACGAACGGCTGCGGCCGTCGACCGCGCAGCAGGTGCTGCGCTTCCATCGCATGCAACAGAACGCGCCGGCGACGTGAACTGCTCACCCTCCCTCCGGGCGGGTGAAAACCAAAATCAAAACCTGAGTACCCTCGATCCGGCGAGAGCCCCAATCGCCGTCACCAGTGCGGTCGAGAGCGTGTACCAGGTCGCCACGAACAGCGGTGAATCGTCCGTGCAATGCGATGCGTAGAGCGTCGCCGCCAGGCCCGCCGAGGCGAGGCCGGCGATGGCGCCGGCAATGGCCGGCCGCGCCGTCGCACCCTGGCGCAGGCCGATCAGCGCGCCGGCCAGCAAGGGCAATGACATCAGCGGAATGGCGCACATGCAGGCCCGCGAATTGTTGCCGACCAGCCGTGTCATGACAGGCAACCGCTGCGGCATCATCATCTCGCCGCCAATTCCCGCGGTGAGAATCCCGGCCGGGATCAGCAGCAGCCAGCCAAAGCCCCGCAGCGAGGCTTCCGGCCGCGACAGATGCAGACTGACGGCGATCGCAGCAGCCGCCAGCGCCAATGTCACCGCGAATTTCAGATCGAAGAACGGGTTGCGCATCGCGGTCATCACGTCCGGCCTGATGCCGAGTTCGGTGAAGAACATCAGCAGCGAGACCGGCGCCGCAGCGAGCAGCGCCAGCATCAGCGCGTAGCCGACCGGGCGCGCACGGTGTGCGTTGTCGGCCGCGAGCGTTCGAATGAGCTGATCGGTATCCATTCTCATTGTTCCCGTAACTTCGCCGTCAGGCTGGTCAGCCCGCGGTGCAGCGCCACCCGCACCGCACCTTCGCTCATCGAAAATTTCGCCGCCGTATCCTTGATCGAGGCGCTGTCGACCGCGATCGACTGCAGCACGTCGCGCTGGCGGGCCGGCAACGACTGCAGTTGCGCGGCGACCTCGCTCGCCGAAGCCGTCTCGACCGGCGTCTCGCCGGGAAGCACCTCGGCGAAATCGTCGATATCGACGAAGATGCGCCGGCCGCGGCGGCGCAGCGCATCGATCAGCTTGTTGCGGGCGATCGCAAACAGCCACGGGGCAAACGGGGCGCTGGCGTCCCAGGTGTGCCGCTTCAAATGGACCGCCAGCAAAATGTCCTGCACGATGTCCTCGGATTGATCGACCGGTTGTCCTGCCCGCGCCAAACCACGACGCGCCGCCGCGCGGAGCACCGGCGTGACGGCCTTGAGCAGGCGATGATACGC harbors:
- a CDS encoding S8 family serine peptidase, with protein sequence MTRCAALLLAAAMLPFALSGTATVHAQSIMRTPSLHIDSRIPSINPTVAPRINPTIAGRGGVGVNSVGVARTPPAGVGGTSVMRVNRPVGVGSSTPYLRYSPNLYPVCEYANRGPDGECFDRPLNLVGSGGGSGVASKKSGGGSGNNPAAAAIDLRTVQNEFVAEIDGAMSLADADLLARSHGLERIASQNFPLVGGTVGLFRIIDRRPADAVRREFAADTRVKSVQPNFRYVLQDQKKTLTEGDPAQYAVAQLRLPQAHTLARGMNVTIAVIDSGIDAKHPELANSVADSFDALGSKEGPHVHGTGIAGAIVAHGRLMGSAPEARLLAIRAFGSASGAAESNSYVILKGLDYAVEHGAQIVNMSFAGSKDPMIERGIAATAARGILLVAAAGNAGAKSPPLYPAANPNVIAVSGTDAQDRLFAASNRGNHIAIAAPGADIFLPAPDEKYQITSGTSFSAAYVSGIAALIIERNPALKPNDVRAILTKTARDLGAPGRDDLFGAGEADAFAAVTAVVDAPQVPMAAASPKPAGEKAPAPAAAPDNASVSRALNDSAPSLSSDKSAANDANRTGAR
- a CDS encoding GGDEF domain-containing protein; amino-acid sequence: MGTAASSFVNPAELEGVGPQLTAKARSRRARQRRGILAMIGGSYVIDAGVLLLFAQAGTIPATVGPAYAACGLVLVALFLIISELGINDRFADHYLVAPQATACMLTALAFTWIAPEVGAMFLCTLFIVFSFSSLRSTPRQTMVIWTAMTIGLAGLFLLTDKPISMPHGNYLERFGTMLVLVLSIGRCMFLGIFSSSMKHSLYQSGLKLKEAYKRIEELAELDELTGSYNRRCIMRMLDEEIARAARSGAPCSIALIDLDWFKRINDAFGHPTGDEVLRTFAITMFANIRANDRFGRYGGEEFLLVLPDMDTSGAVRALDRLRAIISDLDWSAFSPGMKVTISGGVATLKQNETPDTFLARADSALYAAKARGRNRITHA
- a CDS encoding sigma-70 family RNA polymerase sigma factor, with product MRERDDEWTGLMRSAIAGDSAAYHRLLKAVTPVLRAAARRGLARAGQPVDQSEDIVQDILLAVHLKRHTWDASAPFAPWLFAIARNKLIDALRRRGRRIFVDIDDFAEVLPGETPVETASASEVAAQLQSLPARQRDVLQSIAVDSASIKDTAAKFSMSEGAVRVALHRGLTSLTAKLREQ
- a CDS encoding sigma-70 family RNA polymerase sigma factor is translated as MSATQAASDEVLIARIAQGDRLAMQVLYGRHHVRVFRFGLRLVRDEQVAEDLISEVFLDVWRQAGKFEGRSAVTTWLLAITRFKALSALRRRKDVGLDDETANAIEDTSDDPEVVAQKKDTSEALRKCMTALSPEHREIVDLVYYHEKSVEEVAEIVGIPENTVKTRLFYARKKLAELLKAVGIERGWP
- a CDS encoding NrsF family protein, whose protein sequence is MDTDQLIRTLAADNAHRARPVGYALMLALLAAAPVSLLMFFTELGIRPDVMTAMRNPFFDLKFAVTLALAAAAIAVSLHLSRPEASLRGFGWLLLIPAGILTAGIGGEMMMPQRLPVMTRLVGNNSRACMCAIPLMSLPLLAGALIGLRQGATARPAIAGAIAGLASAGLAATLYASHCTDDSPLFVATWYTLSTALVTAIGALAGSRVLRF
- a CDS encoding DUF2336 domain-containing protein — its product is MSSKSAISPGNLLDELQATLAHGTVARRVETLRRVTDLFINGAVDYSDEQIGLFDDVFQFLIDHIETSAKTLLANRLAPIDTAPPLTIRALAFDDVIEVAGPVLSQSARLDDTTLIENARSKSQEHLMAISTRKVLSSAVTDVLVQRGNDEVIESTVYNPGAEFTERGFTRLVNRADGDDNLATCIGLRPNIPRHLYLKLLAKASDTVRQRLEAANPEQADQVPTAVREATRRARSASSAITRNTEVAHALVKSLYEDGRLDEFQVARFAEASKFDEANASIAALANVPVAVAENMMIETRAEGVMILARVAGLSWSTVRTIINMRDDLSGGEPTDMAACKDTYERLRPSTAQQVLRFHRMQQNAPAT